One Anopheles gambiae unplaced genomic scaffold, idAnoGambNW_F1_1 scaffold_30, whole genome shotgun sequence genomic window, cgataaaatcaatagacacgctaaaatgcacataataacaaagaaatctgttatatttgctaagctttgtgtgcggaaaccaatggtcaacggttctaacatgacgtaaagtccctcaactatggcgacccccccaaaggccctaatccaccacctgatatttttaatccaccttgatgAAGGACCCGCGGCCAAAGCTAGACATTAAAATTTGCTTTTGACAGTAGAGTGACCAGAATATCTGAACCGAtatatctgtattcctaccgattttttatatgcataccgattcacagatgaccgccctaaaactaccgattttccatttatcctaccgaaatcactgaaatttgatttttcagtctTTTGCTATGCTATGCTCATTTGTTACTCatcgcgctgatgcacgtttgaAACCTGGCACttgaaaaatgtaacatgCGTTGGgaattcaaaattttatccgttaaaatttaatgttcataataagtagaaaatgtcagttgtgtggattccgagaattgctcgtcaaagaaaatcatttaaatttgaaattgaatctcGCTGTCAGTGgttaaagttttaaaaaaattatcgttaaaataattgatgaaatttaaattgtcgCGTCAGTGCAGTCTCAAaagtgctcctgccgaaatctgaaAACATAGTCTGGCCACTCTGGaccgcagggcaaaagctcgctcgaaaggtcaaAAACCGtggcaaaacgtcaaaaaagaCCGTCGCAAGCGCCTCCAAATCGTTGCGATTTTccctcgctggcgacgtcgtTTTTAAGTACTTGTGACgtcggttttgacgttttgcgacggttttacgacggtggccgccttaccgtccaaatagacatacagTGACAACGTCGCGTGCGACGACTTCGCGCGCGAAAatagtagctcaattttgaaaacagagctactcgtcgcgcgcgacaattttgcttcatcctaaataatcgaattatctaGTTTTTTCAAAAGACAGATATatgccaaacgcaaaaaatagatttgaacacattttaacccatttttgtctgttttcaaataaaaaacaagttggttgacaaagtcaaatgagctactttgatctacaccgagtgaaattttgagctatttttcgtcgcgcgcgacgttgtcgctctatgtctatttggacggttAACATGTGGgcaaagtgaccagaaataccgatgtcTAGGGAAAGTGTAgagtttgaaggaaaaaatctcatttttttaatcattgaacTATAACACtcagccaaacaatcaaaacaatcaaattaatcAAACTGCTGCGGCCCTAAGCGGTCGCGTGGAGCCCCGAGAAAAAGAACTGGGGAAAAAAATTAGCATCTAGTCCTTCTTTGGCTTAGAATTCCTAGTAAAATTTTCAGAGCGACACTTCAAAAAGAACTTCATTTGTGTGaccgctgaaccaaatctaatccatcTCCTAgataaaggatgcatattctcgtgagatggaactttcattttgcgcattagcgcaaccaaacccccccccccccccacccctcgttgaacacttctttcgctttcacttcttttaactcagttaagtttcgagttttaacctaccgaaaactaccgataaaattttgatgcgcctaccaaaaaccgccaaaataatctggccacactgtttGACAGTGGGGAGAATTCACAgacggaaaaaaataatttattttttcataaataggCTGTTTTGCTCCGTATTCCCTTTGTTTGATCTCTTTCATGtgaattttgattgtttattttctctttttgtttgtgtgctataTCGTTGCTTCATGTGGCCACCgcttacccggcgctctagcaccaatcgaacacgacatcgaacatgaaaaatgtatgggatttgacatgtttgtcttgtttgtttgtttgtgtctgacagtgcacctccaaggtggattaaaaatatcaggtggtggattagggcctttgggggggtcgccatagttgagggactttacgtcattttagaaccgttgaccattggtttccgcacacaaagcttagcaaatataacagatttctttgttattatgtgcattttagtgtgtctattgattttatcgaaaaaacgtaatatattaacaaaagatttgatgatttgtttatgcacgaaatttaaaatcatgctagcatgagttctaatctcaagtaaattgtccatgcggctcgtagataatgaggaattaaggtaaaaattgaaaaaaaaaaaatgatttcttaatttttatcatcaaaaatgtcgaaaacacaaagaattctagaataaattcacagaataacacaaaataacacactatAATGTATGGTTCAATGTTGAATAAGAAATACTCACATagttcaaaatatatttttaaagaatatttattcgaaaaaatggggtagataaattatatgaacaaatttaattaatgtaaacaaagtttgaatcctggggaccttacgtcaagtgacgaattgtcaaaatgcactagagtccactacctgatatttttaaatccaccttggtgcacctccatatgattatatgggtttgttcgagtcGGTTGTCGTGTTCGAGTGGTGCCAGAGCGCAGtctaaggcggcgctctgggaccaatcgaacgagacaaacaaacacgactctgttcgataggtgctctgtcagctgttcgatgtcttatagacctgtcatgatgcactgcaatacgcctttcttttcgtctcgaaaatgaagcattttcatagtttaaatgaatataCACCTAcagggggaagattcaacTCATAATTTACTAGTTATTCACATCTATAATAACatagaaatcattcaaatttaatattgaaaaatgtaaacaaacgtccatgccaaaacacatacagtgcatacacatggattatgtacacacaatagtttaatacgtttcaatcctttatatttgatgttataattgattgaaaagtttaacaataattattgatagctattttaaatattttgcacgcaattttaagaagaaaaagagacaaactacgtaaacaaacttaaaaatgtcccgaattgaattcgatctactgtagctgtgaagcgtttgacagccaaggtactcacagcacagatgggtatcgaacatcacagacagaatccactgacatgttcgactcgacgtttttcttgtttgtttgtttgtgtctgacagtgcatgattatatgggtttgttcgtgtcggatgtcgtgttcgattgctgctagagcgccgcctaacGCGCATGATCGGTTTGAGGGAACGGTCAGAActtcgccgcatgcgattttgccgcaagcttttgtatgggatttaaCGTTAATTACAGCACATGCGAAtttgccgcatgcggcgatgcggcaaaatcaaaatcatttgatattgccgcatcgccgcatgcgattttattttagATGTCTAAAATCATATACAATAATGATTATCTTTATAAAGAAATAACTAAATATCATAATAATACCTTGAAAAgctagaaaattgagaaaactcatttcttgccgcatgcggcaaaatcgcatgtggcgaggttctgaccgttCCTTGAGCGGCGAAGGTTTATACATAACATTGTGCGGTATGGCTGGCAACACGGCTCTTAAACACAAATTGACCGTTGCGAAAAATTGATCGGCGGAAGAAATCTTTACACACAatagttttgttatttatagaTTGCTTCAATGGCTCAATTTTACGGTGAATTTCTACGTCTTATTTATATTTCAAAAAACAGCTGCCGGGAATGATTACACGGAAACAGGTAATTTAAGCAGTAATGGTGGCGGAATCAGTCACTGGATCGGAGTAGGTACTGTATTGGATCGAAAACTGGGACAGATCAAGGATCTGTTCCATGATAGAGGTACATTAAGGTACAATATTATAACCACAGTAAAAAAGGGAGCAGTATCTCGACCCATTCCAGGAACGGTACGGATTCAGACTCATTTCCATGGCATATCGGTTCAAGATCAACTACAGGAGAGGTTTGAGGATCAGTACCAGGGTAGAAATGATTTCTGAATTAGTTCCAGCAATTGTATAGGGGTGGTACAAATTCCAGGTTCGATACGAGTTATGTTTGGTACGATGGCTAGAACTATTAAGGATTGGGAATCAGTTTCAGAAGCGGTATGgactcagtatcagttccaataTGGATTCTGGACCATTTTCATAATCTGAACCTAAGTTTGCTCAGTGCCGGTATCAGCTTCATTAACGTCTTTGGTCTTCACTTTGGTTTAAAATTCGTCTCTCTTTTTCTGCCCCGTGGATTGCAGGGGCATCGGagaattcaatttgttttaaatatctttACCTTTCATAGTAAAGCCTCCGAAATTAGTTCGCGAAGTCCTGTTATCCAGTTAAATTATAGTGCCGATTATCTGACTCGATTGCGTGAGAAAAGTCTCAAAAACTCTGTGTTGGTATTATGATGcgagtttgacagttcaattGCTTCTCGTTTGACATACCAAACTTAACGAAGCAGTTTGACGGGCGTTTGCATTACCTGACTCAAAAGAAGACCGGTTTTTATCAAACGTTTTGCCGTTAGGTCAAAGTGACGGAAAGTGAGTTGATAAATTGTGCATTGTTATCAATATCTGGAACAAATTACGCAAAATgtaagtacaaaaaaaaaaaatcgaaatgatATTATGCAGTGAAAATAATGTGAATAACAcaccgattttttttatgttatataGGACAACTGGTGAAGCACGTACTACTAGAGTACAATACCAGCAGTTGGTTACGCTGCTAGAAGAGGTACCCGAAATAGCACGAGGGCTATTTAAGGGAGACCAAAAAAGCTTCTGGACTAAAGTGGAGTCCAACCTAAATGCTCTGGGACCGCCAATAACCCGCCAGTGCGACCTGGAAGCGGGTACGTTTTTATATTTCTTATTGTAATATATACGCGTGCTTATGTTGGTATTAATATGTGATACCATTGTTCTCTTTTCTGTCACTCTCTCGAGACGCTTTTATTGGGCACTACTGccattaatattttttttctatcgtcGCCAACATGCCGTTGATGGCATGTTGTATGGCAAGGCATGGGATGCACCTGGCAAATTAATATACAagggagcgccgtttatccgggtacctttcatccggctttccgtttatccgtgctgttgagaaatgatagttcaatacaaaagtgacattgggttatgaggaggatatttgaaaaagcggttataagagcacattgtcataacaaaaaacactgtaattcatggcaaattttaaaaattctcttttgaaaaacatgaagttaataaaaactgggttatttttattaaaaatttccaaaaaatcaccatgaattggtgataaaatatatcatttgactcattatccgtgttattcgcttatccgggcgaagTCAAGTCCCCAGaaacccggataaacggcgctccactgtattacaatttattgttttatatttcagGTTTGGTTTGATTATAAATGTGCGGTGAAAAGGAAGCTGCGGGACAATAAAAAATCCCTTAATGCTACTGGAGGTGGGCCATTCGCCCAAAAGCCATTAAATGACTTAGAGGAAAGAGTGGCAAATTTCTGTAATTTGCATTTAACATTAGTAGGGAATTCAGGAAACTGTCATGGACTGAAAAATAATACGATTAATAATGAAAATCCACCTCCTGAACCAAGTATTCatatagggtaaacgtacctatagtggtgctagtaccaatagtggtggtatttttTCAGTCTTTTGCTATGCTATGCTCATTTGTTACTCatcgcgctgatgcacgtttgaAACCTGGCACTTGAAAAGTGTAACATGCGTTGGgaattcaaaattttatccgttaaaatttaatgttcataataagtagaaaatgtcagttgtgtggattccgagaattgctcgtcaaagaaaatcatttaaatttgaaattgaatctcGCTGTCAGTGgttaaagttttaaaaaaattatcgttaaaataattgatcaaatttaaattgtcgCGTCAGTGCAgtctcaacagtgctcctgccgaaatctgaaAACATAGTCTGGCCACTCTGGcccgcagggcaaaagctcgctcgaaaggtcaaAAACCGtggcaaaacgtcaaaaaagaCCGTCGCAAGCGCCTCCAAATCGTTGCGATTTTccctcgctggcgacgtcgtTTTTAAGTACTTGTGACgtcggttttgacgttttgcgacggttttacgacggtggccgccttaccgtccaaatagacatacagTGACAACGTCGCGTGCGACGACTTCGCGCGCGAAAatagtagctcaattttgaaaacagagctactcgtcgcgcgcgacaattttgcttcatcctaaataatcgaattatctaGTTTTTTCAAAAGACAGATATatgccaaacgcaaaaaatagatttgaacacattttaacccatttttgtctgttttcaaataaaaaacaagttggttgacaaagtcaaatgagctactttgatctacaccgagtgaaattttgagctatttttcgtcgcgcgcgacgttgtcgctctatgtctatttggacggttAACATGTGGgcaaagtgaccagaaataccgatgtcTAGGGAAAGTGTAgagtttgaaggaaaaaatctcattttttttaatcattgaacTATAACACtcagccaaacaatcaaaacaatcaaattaatcAAACTGCTGCGGCCCTAAGCGGTCGCGTGGAGCCCCGAGAAAAAGAACTGGGGAAAAAAATTAGCATCTAGTCCTTCTTTGGCTTAGAATTCCTAGTAAAATTTTCAGAGCGACACTTCAAAAAGAACTTCATTTGTGTGaccgctgaaccaaatctaatccatcTCCTAgataaaggatgcatattctcgtgagatggaactttcattttgcgcattagcgcaaccaaaccccccccccccccacccctcgttgaacacttctttcgctttcacttcttttaactcagttaagtttcgagttttaacctaccgaaaactaccgataaaattttgatgcgcctaccaaaaaccgccaaaataatctggccacactgtttGACAGTGGGGAGAATTCACAgacggaaaaaaataatttattttttcataaataggCTGTTTTGCTCCGTATTCCCTTTGTTTGATCTCTTTCATGtgaattttgattgtttattttctctttttgtttgtgtgctataTCGTTGCTTCATGTGGCCACCgcttacccggcgctctagcaccaatcgaacacgacatcgaacatgaaaaatgtatgggatttgacatgtttgtcttgtttgtttgtttgtgtctgacagtgcacctccaaggtggattaaaaatatcaggtggtggattagggcctttgggggggtcgccatagttgagggactttacgtcattttagaaccgttgaccattggtttccgcacacaaagcttagcaaatataacagatttctttgttattatgtgcattttagtgtgtctattgattttatcgaaaaaacgtaatatattaacaaaagatttgatgatttgtttatgcacgaaatttaaaatcatgctagcatgagttctaatctcaagtaaattgtccatgcggctcgtagataatgaggaattaaggtaaaaattgaaaaaaaaaaaatgatttcttaatttttatcatcaaaaatgtcgaaaacacaaagaattctagaataaattcacagaataacacaaaataacacactatAATGTATGGTTCAATGTTGAATAAGAAATACTCACATagttcaaaatatatttttaaagaatatttattcgaaaaaatggggtagataaattatatgaacaaatttaattaatgtaaacaaagtttgaatcctggggaccttacgtcaagtgacgaattgtcaaaatgcactagagtccactacctgatatttttaaatccaccttggtgcacctccatatgattatatgggtttgttcgagtcGGTTGTCGTGTTCGAGTGGTGCCAGAGCGCAGtctaaggcggcgctctgggaccaatcgaacgagacaaacaaacacgactctgttcgataggtgctctgtcagctgttcgatgtcttatagacctgtcatgatgcactgcaatacgcctttcttttcgtctcgaaaatgaagcattttcatagtttaaatgaatataCACCTAcagggggaagattcaacTCATAATTTACTAGTTATTCACATCTATAATAACatagaaatcattcaaatttaatattgaaaaatgtaaacaaacgtccatgccaaaacacatacagtgcatacacatggattatgtacacacaatagtttaatacgtttcaatcctttatatttgatgttataattgattgaaaagtttaacaataattattgatagctattttaaatattttgcacgcaattttaagaagaaaaagagacaaactacgtaaacaaacttaaaaatgtcccgaattgaattcgatctactgtagctgtgaagcgtttgacagccaaggtactcacagcacaggtgggtatcgaacatcacagacagaatccactgacatgttcgactcgacgtttttcttgtttgtttgtttgtgtctgacagtgcatgattatatgggtttgttcgtgtcggatgtcgtgttcgattgctgctagagcgccgcctaacGCGCATGATCGGTTTGAGGGAACGGTCAGAActtcgccgcatgcgattttgccgcaagcttttgtatgggatttaaCGTTAATTACAGCACATGCGAAtttgccgcatgcggcgatgcggcaaaatcaaaatcatttgatattgccgcatcgccgcatgcgattttattttagATGTCTAAAATCATATACAATAATGATTATCTTTATAAAGAAATAACTAAATATCATAATAATACCTTGAAAAgctagaaaattgagaaaactcatttcttgccgcatgcggcaaaatcgcatgtggcgaggttctgaccgttCCTTGAGCGGCGAAGGTTTATACATAACATTGTGCGGTATGGCTGGCAACACGGCTCTTAAACACAAATTGACCGTTGCGAAAAATTGATCGGCGGAAGAAATCTTTACACACAatagttttgttatttatagaTTGCTTCAATGGCTCAATTTTACGGTGAATTTCTACGTCTTATTTATATTTCAAAAAACAGCTGCCGGGAATGATTACACGGAAACAGGTAATTTAAGCAGTAATGGTGGCGGAATCAGTCACTGGATCGGAGTAGGTACTGTATTGGATCGAAAACTGGGACAGATCAAGGATCTGTTCCATGATAGAGGTACATTAAGGTACAATATTATAACCACAGTAAAAAAGGGAGCAGTATCTCGACCCATTCCAGGAACGGTACGGATTCAGACTCATTTCCATGGCATATCGGTTCAAGATCAACTACAGGAGAGGTTTGAGGATCAGTACCAGGGTAGAAATGATTTCTGAATTAGTTCCAGCAATTGTATAGGGGTGGTACAAATTCCAGGTTCGATACGAGTTATGTTTGGTACGATGGCTAGAACTATTAAGGATTGGGAATCAGTTTCAGAAGCGGTATGgactcagtatcagttccaataTGGATTCTGGACCATTTTCATAATCTGAACCTAAGTTTGCTCAGTGCCGGTATCAGCTTCATTAACGTCTTTGGTCTTCACTTTGGTTTAAAATTCGTCTCTCTTTTTCTGCCCCGTGGATTGCAGGGGCATCGGagaattcaatttgttttaaatatctttACCTTTCATAGTAAAGCCTCCGAAATTAGTTCGCGAAGTCCTGTTATCCAGTTAAATTATAGTGCCGATTATCTGACTCGATTGCGTGAGAAAAGTCTCAAAAACTCTGTGTTGGTATTATGATGcgagtttgacagttcaattGCTTCTCGTTTGACATACCAAACTTAACGAAGCAGTTTGACGGGCGTTTGCATTACCTGACTCAAAAGAAGACCGGTTTTTATCAAACGTTTTGCCGTTAGGTCAAAGTGACGGAAAGTGAGTTGATAAATTGTGCATTGTTATCAATATCTGGAACAAATTACGCAAAATgtaagtacaaaaaaaaaaaaatcgaaatgatATTATGCAGTGAAAATAATGTGAATAACAcaccgattttttttatgttatataGGACAACTGGTGAAGCACGTACTACTAGAGTACAATACCAGCAGTTGGTTACGCTGCTAGAAGAGGTACCCGAAATAGCACGAGGGCTATTTAAGGGAGACCAAAAAAGCTTCTGGACTAAAGTGGAGTCCAACCTAAATGCTCTGGGACCGCCAATAACCCGCCAGTGCGACCTGGAAGCGGGTACGTTTTTATATTTCTTATTGTAATATATACGCGTGCTTATGTTGGTATTAATATGTGATACCATTGTTCTCTTTTCTGTCACTCTCTCGAGACGCTTTTATTGGGCACTACTGccattaatattttttttctatcgtcGCCAACATGCCGTTGATGGCATGTTGTATGGCAAGGCATGGGATGCACCTGGCAAATTAATATACAagggagcgccgtttatccgggtacctttcatccggctttccgtttatccgtgctgttgagaaatgatagttcaatacaaaagtgacattgggttatgaggaggatatttgaaaaagcggttataagagcacattgtcataacaaaaaacactgtaattcatggcaaattttaaaaattctcttttgaaaaacatgaagttaataaaaactgggttatttttattaaaaatttccaaaaaatcaccatgaattggtgataaaatatatcatttgactcattatccgtgttattcgcttatccgggcgaagTCAAGTCCCCAGaaacccggataaacggcgctccactgtattacaatttattgttttatatttcagGTTTGGTTTGATTATAAATGTGCGGTGAAAAGGAAGCTGCGGGACAATAAAAAATCCCTTAATGCTACTGGAGGTGGGCCATTCGCCCAAAAGCCATTAAATGACTTAGAGGAAAGAGTGGCAAATTTCTGTAATTTGCATTTAACATTAGTAGGGAATTCAGGAAACTGTCATGGACTGAAAAATAATACGATTAATAATGAAAATCCACCTCCTGAACCAAGTATTCatatagggtaaacgtacctatagtggtgctagtaccaatagtggtggtatttttTCAGTCTTTTGCTATGCTATGCTCATTTGTTACTCatcgcgctgatgcacgtttgaAACCTGGCACTTGAAAAGTGTAACATGCGTTGGgaattcaaaattttatccgttaaaatttaatgttcataataagtagaaaatgtcagttgtgtggattccgagaattgctcgtcaaagaaaatcatttaaatttgaaattgaatctcGCTGTCAGTGgttaaagttttaaaaaaattatcgttaaaataattgatcaaatttaaattgtcgCGTCAGTGCAgtctcaacagtgctcctgccgaaatctgaaAACATAGTCTGGCCACTCTGGcccgcagggcaaaagctcgctcgaaaggtcaaAAACCGtggcaaaacgtcaaaaaagaCCGTCGCAAGCGCCTCCAAATCGTTGCGATTTTccctcgctggcgacgtcgtTTTTAAGTACTTGTGACgtcggttttgacgttttgcgacggttttacgacggtggccgccttaccgtccaaatagacatacagTGACAACGTCGCGTGCGACGACTTCGCGCGCGAAAatagtagctcaattttgaaaacagagctactcgtcgcgcgcgacaattttgcttcatcctaaataatcgaattatctaGTTTTTTCAAAAGACAGATATatgccaaacgcaaaaaatagatttgaacacattttaacccatttttgtctgttttcaaataaaaaacaagttggttgacaaagtcaaatgagctactttgatctacaccgagtgaaattttgagctatttttcgtcgcgcgcgacgttgtcgctctatgtctatttggacggttAACATGTGGgcaaagtgaccagaaataccgatgtcTAGGGAAAGTGTAgagtttgaaggaaaaaatctcattttttttaatcattgaacTATAACACtcagccaaacaatcaaaacaatcaaattaatcAAACTGCTGCGGCCCTAAGCGGTCGCGTGGAGCCCCGAGAAAAAGAACTGGGGAAAAAAATTAGCATCTAGTCCTTCTTTGGCTTAGAATTCCTAGTAAAATTTTCAGAGCGACACTTCAAAAAGAACTTCATTTGTGTGaccgctgaaccaaatctaatccatcTCCTAgataaaggatgcatattctcgtgagatggaactttcattttgcgcattagcgcaaccaaacccccccccccccacccctcgttgaacacttctttcgctttcacttcttttaactcagttaagtttcgagttttaacctaccgaaaactaccgataaaattttgatgcgcctaccaaaaaccgccaaaataatctggccacactgtttGACAGTGGGGAGAATTCACAgacggaaaaaaataatttattttttcataaataggCTGTTTTGCTCCGTATTCCCTTTGTTTGATCTCTTTCATGtgaattttgattgtttattttctctttttgtttgtgtgctataTCGTTGCTTCATGTGGCCACCgcttacccggcgctctagcaccaatcgaacacgacatcgaacatgaaaaatgtatgggatttgacatgtttgtcttgtttgtttgtttgtgtctgacagtgcacctccaaggtggattaaaaatatcaggtggtggattagggcctttgggggggtcgccatagttgagggactttacgtcattttagaaccgttgaccattggtttccgcacacaaagcttagcaaatataacagatttctttgttattatgtgcattttagtgtgtctattgattttatcgaaaaaacgtaatatattaacaaaagatttgatgatttgtttatgcacgaaatttaaaatcatgctagcatgagttctaatctcaagtaaattgtccatgcggctcgtagataatgaggaattaaggtaaaaattgaaaaaaaaaatgatttcttaatttttatcatcaaaaatgtcgaaaacacaaagaattctagaataaattcacagaataacacaaaataacacactttaatgtatgtttcaatgttgaaTAAGAAAtactcacaaagtccaaaatatatttttaaagaatatttattcgaaaaaatggggtagataaattatatgaacaaatttaattaatgtaaacaaagtttgaatcctggggaccttacgtctagtgacgaattgtcaaaatgcactagagtccaccacctgatatttttaaatccaccttggtcctTCACTGTGTTTTCCATCTGTCAAACGACGAACCTCAAACCACTGAGCGAAGGTACGCACTTCCCCGTACACGCAATACGAAGGTATCGTCGAAGTAGAAAaagaaatcgatcgatcgcgtaGGTTGCAACCAG contains:
- the LOC133395024 gene encoding uncharacterized protein LOC133395024; translation: MLYRTTGEARTTRVQYQQLVTLLEEVPEIARGLFKGDQKSFWTKVESNLNALGPPITRQCDLEVWFDYKCAVKRKLRDNKKSLNATGGGPFAQKPLNDLEERVANFCNLHLTLVGNSGNCHGLKNNTINNENPPPEPSIHIG